The following is a genomic window from Amphiura filiformis chromosome 4, Afil_fr2py, whole genome shotgun sequence.
TGCATTGCAGCAGGGGATGAGGAGGGGTGTGGGTTATGTGTGGGGTGTGTCTGAAATATCTGCGTGAAGATGTTTGGTGTGAAGTGAGACACATATCACTCATCTATAAAGGTTAACACCACCACATCTCTGGCCCATTATTTTGTTCTTATCGAAATATTCGAAAACAAACCTCGACTAGGATATTTATGAAGTtacatttttttccttcaaattgtgGGGAAAACGAAATTTACACTAAAATAGTTCATCAACAGGTTAACGGTAAACGTTAACTTAAATCCATGTATATTCTGCTATCAGCACTTTGATGCGTTAATCCAGTCCTGTCTTTTGATCTTGACATACCAGGCCATAACGCAGAGTAATTAGGATCGTGTACAACCATTGCAGCATTCTGATATGTATGTCTACTGTCTGTTGAGTTCCTAAATGCTTCAATAATTGCATGTCTTCTAGCTTGCTTTTGATACTGTCTGGATCAGCAACACTATCAGTTATCACATATCTATTGCTACTTTCATAGCTACTTGTAGTACTTGCAGAATCATCAGTATCAGAACTGAATTCGCTAGTCCGCGATGTATATTGATCTTCCACAGTTGAATAAGCACGCGGACTTCGCATATGAACTGGAACGATATGCCGAGGTCTTTTAGAAGATAAACGTCGGCGAAGAGATATAAGAGTTACACGACGTTTGCCTTGTTTGAAGAATTTGTGAATAAGGCGATTGTGCCATAGCCAGAATAGAATAAACGCTAGAAGAGAAGTTAAGATGAACGTGGTGAGAACTGCCACAGCTACGCGCGCAGATTCGGTAGTGCAAATATCGTCAGGAACCGAAACTAAGATGTTTTCCTCTGTGGTTACAGGGTTCCATGATATTACATCTGTCCCTGGTTCGTATCTTGGATTCAAAGGTGTGTGTGGTCTTCCAGGACCTCTTGTGTTATCTCTATATCCAGGATAGTTAGGTTCAGTACCCGGAGCATTTGGTTCCGGTCTTGTTGGTGACCTTGGCCATGACGGTTGTAATGGTGTTTCTGGAGCTGATGGTGACCTTGGCCATGACGGTTGTAATGGTGTTCCTGGAACTGATGGTTGACGAGGTGGTTCAGCTGTTATAGTAGGTGCTGACGTAGCTCGTCCAAAATGTCCCCGAGTTGTTGGGTCTGTTGGTTGTCGCGTTTCTGGTTTTGTGGGTTGCCCTCCAATAggttttgtaggatttgaagcaGGCCGCTTCGGTTCGACAGCCGGAGCAACAGTAATAGGTGTTCGCACAAGTAACCGCATCCCCTGTGTAACTTGTCCAGCGGGATTTTTTGCAACACACACATATTCACCGCGATCTTCTATAGTCGTTCTCGAGATCAATAAACGTCCATCTTCTAACAGCGCGTATTTACCTGTACCCTCTATGATCAAAGCTCTACTTGGAGAATACCACAAAATATCAGGCATTGGAAATCCTTGGCCCACACATTGAAGTGTTATATTTTGTCCAGTAAGACTACTTATCTCGCGACCACTTGTATACGATATAATCGGTGCTGTACATCGCAGGTCTGTTTTCCTCACTGCAGTCAGTCTCTTCCCACGATACGCTGCTGGTATATCGCAAACGGGGATCTCAAAAGGTAGATGTCTCACTGGAAGCCTCTGGTACCAATCCTTAAGACCCCGTAGACGACAATCACATTGAAGAGGATTGCCTGTCAAGAACAGCTTATTCAAAGATGGCATTGAACGCATAGTGGTCGAATCAAAAGTGTGCAGGTAGTTCGATTTCAGTGATAATGTTCGAAGAGAACGAAGTCCATACAAAGGCGGCACTATTTTTAAGTGGTTATTTTCCATCATGAGTGTGTTCAAGCGTTGTAATCTAGAGAATACTTCAGGTTTTACTTTTGTAAGCATGTTATTGTTCAATACAAGACGTTCTAAATTTGGCATGGGCAAGAACGTGTCATCATGAAAATTTTTGATCAAATTAAAGGAAATATCCAACTCGATCATATTCCTGAGACCAACAAAAGCTGCAGGCTCGACGACTTCTATCTTATTGCTGCTTAAAACAAGATCTCTTACATGTCCCAAACCGTTGAATGAGTTATTCGGTATTACCGTTATAAACGTGTCTGTCATGTCCAGATCTCCAAGCCGTACCAGACCACTGAAATTAGGTAATGATGTGAAACGATTGCCATCTAAATCAAGCTCCATTAAATTTGACAGTCCAACAAGATATTTAGAGTTTTGGTTAGCAACCAATTGGTTCTCTTGCAGGAATAGTCTACGTAAATTAGTGAGCGGATGGAACACCGGATCCGGCAGGTTGGATAAGGTGTTACCAGCTATATTCAGTTCTTGTAGCATTGGTAATCCATTGAAGGCACTAGGGTGGATTGACGTAATACTGTTAccatttaaatgaagcacctgcaGACCCCAGAGTCCTTGCAGGGTGGAAATTCAATTGTATTTACTCTGTTGAAGCTCATCAAGAGCGTGCGTAACGAGCGGAGGTTCATAAACGCTCCATCttcaattttaaatattttattgtttgacaAATCAACTGTTTGTAATCTTGAATGGCCACTGAATGAATTCACACCAAGTCTTGTAATCTCGTTTTGGCGCAGATCAATGGTGATTCCCATGGGGAAGTTGGTGGGTATGCAGCGAATCATGCGACCATCGCAGTCGGCTCTGGCGACATCGGGAGAGTAGTTGCAGGTGGTTACTGTACAGGGTACTGCTGCAGATGAGGTGGCGAAGAGGAATAGAAGACACCACAGACGAAAGACTTGTAGCAGTTCCATATTCGGGATTGCCATCGTGGTATTGTAATCTGAAAGAAAGAACAGACAGAATGATTAGTAAAACGGTGTATGGAACCTTCGGCAATACAATGTAATATTAAACGTTGGGATGTATCAGTTGGTACTCACTTTGTGAAATATTATCAGTATGTTGATTCCATTGTACCATAAACGGTATAGTGGCTTCAAATGAACACTGAACTATTGCATActttattcaaaatcaaaatctcTAAAAATAGAGTTAATATTGTTGAAGATTATGATTATCAAAACTATCTTCTGATCTTATCGATGGCAAATGTGAATCCTGATAACAATTATACCACCAGATTAATTAGGATGATTGTCCTTACATTCCACGGATTTCCAAATCTGATAACTTTTTTTCTGAGAAAGGTCCATATCTATAATTCACCAGCCATGTGTGTGAGAGAATACATAGATAGTAACGCAATCCATATTGACCAAAAGAGACCAATACTGATtcaaaaataaacttttattgccTTATTGCGTAAGATTGCAGAAACTTGATAATTAAATATCTACGTATCAGGGAACGCCAATTCATAAACAAGTTCGTTAGCACTGTGTAGATCACAAGACCATGTCCATCAAATGTGTAGCGGAAAAGTAATTAAGCTATTCATGTCAATTAATTATTAAACTATTGGCAATTAATAATATATCAAGTGTCACTTCCATTTTAACAGTTGATGCAATTGTGATGATTCTTCCAAGTAAGTTGTATATTCATGTGACGATTCAATATTTGATAATATAATttgttaatttaataatataatttgtTTTCGTAAGTCCTATGCTGATTTTAGATGTGGGATGTTACCACTTGCTATTCAATCTGACCGATATATAGGTACCCCACTTGAGGAGCGTATTTGCACATTCTGTGATATGAATACcattgaaaataaatttcattttctcTAAGAGTGCATATATTATAATGGTCTAAGATCTTAACCATTACCATTGTACTATCATAGACACCCTTAAAATATCAGTTTCAATCAGTTGTTTACGTGTAACATAGATGAAActcaaaaatgttggaaaatatatttattttgctcTTGAAATTAGAAATGTTAATTACACAACCTCTGTAATGTATTATATAACTGTCTATACTTTTGGGCCAGAGGCGCTAtgttaatcaaacttggaatTGCATTGAATTGATAGAAGTTGGTTACTTTACGTTGTAATTATATATTTCTTTCTGTTATTCAATGATAACTAATTGAAGTAGCCCCCGGGAGGGAAGTATAGCCATTGATTACATAAGGCTGGCCACTAATATAATATTTGTGTCACCAATCTTTACTATTCTGGTGACTGTCATATTTCGGACGTACCTGGTAAAATCGGAAATATATTCTCTCTtctttcaaatatcgacattaaACACATCACCATTTACGTGACTATACACCTTTTTTAATAAAGAGAGATAAACCAGGTATATGCAGAAGTGGCGACTATTGAAAAAGATACGTATCGGGAAAAAGTGACTAATACTGAGGAATATATAACTGAAAAGTAAACCACAACTATAGAATACATTTAATGATCAACTCAGCATAAAACTCGTAAAGCACTATTACACGATTGTTTGACGGCATGTAAAATGTAGTCacttttaagaaaaggtgaacactgatggcgctatttatcttacatCGTATCttattttcatctttacaaggggcagacactggtataatggtattaaaacatcaaaaaagagtaaaaaataacaatgaaattgtcAACAACCTTTCtaaaaatatgtgtaaatagcgccctcaatttggacacaaatatatattttatagaatacaaattgcaacaaaaagcgggaaaagatgaataagttgataAAGATATCTAAAAATATATAAGTATGTTAGAATGTTAGCTGTTGGTATTGCCTGTGTCTAATATTGAACATTATAAATACTTTGTTAGAAAATTCAATAAAagattacatcaaacaaccgtacaGTATCCATTAAAACAAAACCAATCTATAAATGCTATAATAACTTGCTAAGACAGTTTAATCTTGGAAACCCAGATGTTCCCAATCTCTGCTCTCCAGCTCTTGACAGTTAACTAAGTTTATGTCTTCTTAGAGCTGGATTAGCGTATTAGCACCTTTACAAAGCTGTGTCGACACATGATGTCAAAGGACCCGTCAAAGTTTAAACTCTGAATGAAAGATAAGCAAGAGTTATGAAAGACAAGCAACAGCTAAAACCTAGAAGCTACTATTTTCAGCGTGTAACCTGTTGTACGATAAATGATTCGTGATCGGACACAGGAAAAAGTGTTGCTACTATTACTAGAATAATAAAAATCGTGCATGATGTCTTAATATTCGTTTGATGTCTTTACTATTTTATTACATACTTTAGTAATCATTGTGTTTAGCTTGAATTTGTTATAGTCATAATGGTGTTTTTAGAATGTCAATTTCAAAGACATAATGTTTGGGAAAACATCGAAGGGCAGTATTTTATCCCAGAGTGTCTGTATTGGTTATATCTGAGAATCTTATATCAATATAATAAAGCTAACAAACAAACGGTTTAAATCGCACATGTTTGCAGCTTGTAACTCACTATATACAAACTATGTTTCAGCAACAGAAGGTATTCGTGATTATGAAAAGTTTGAATTAGCTGGGTACTCGAAGCTTATAGTCAACACATTAAAGTTGGTCATCGACAGCCCGGTTAGTATTCTGTTCAAACTGGCAACATTTTTTTACAGTGTAGCCCCTTCTTTAGAAGCGATATAACTATTTTAGAAGGACCGGGATCTGAGAGGTACCTTAATGTCAggacatttgtcatgtttgttataGTCCGAATCGTGACGGTCATAGACCCAAAAACTGAATCCAAATAAATTAATAACAATTTAAtatcacaataaacatgataaggaACAATGTATCAAATTTCTAAAAATGTACAACCGCTGAAATTAACTTTTAAAATTTCAAGTGATGTATGAAAAAGATATGATATGTTTTGATGTTGTAATGTCACTTCACGAATGATTTTCGGAACCGTGATTAAATATGCGACTGAGCGTGGAGACTAACAGTTCGTGACTGTAACTGTGCTCAGAGGAAAAGAGGCGTCAACGTTGTTAAGGGGGAAGCATTAAGACCCCCGGTGTGTTGCTATGATGTTTACAGGGATTTTGCCCCCTCCTCCATCTTGTTCACAGCGTAACATATATGGCACTTCCATCTTGTATGAAGATAATGCAATTCTAGATTGCGTCCAAGCTCATCCGGGATGCGTACTGCACTTTCGCTCCAATTTACTCAAGTGTCCTTTTTGCATTTATCTGTTAACATGTTTTTTCATTTTGTGTTGTAAATTTACTTCTGGGCATGGAAAAAATTGATGTTTACCATGTGCATCAACAATCAGCATCAGAACATTATTTATATACCAGTACGATACACTGGTATTCTTTCTCTACCTTGTCGCTGACGCTTAGGTAATCTCAGCACTTGGATTGCGATGATCCCTATTTACGAGATTACGCCTGGGTGAAGTGAGGCGATCGAAATAAATCGCTTCTACGTACCGTATCGGGATAATCGACTACATTTTCACACTCATCTATATGAAACTACATTCaattatatacaatgtacattatttatTCAATACAAAACATTGTCCCTCATTCTCCTGTTCGATTTAAAATTCTGAGCCAAAACGGATTGTGGCAGTTGAAACTGAATAACTCGAAAAGTAATTGGTGTCTTTGAAAAAATTAAGTTTCGGACGCTCTACAAAATATATAACTTAAGCAAATTTTAGTCTGATAAATTAAAAGCAATATTAACCAACAATCGAGTGATTGATATAAGAAAATGGAAACCCAAGGGAACATAGAATATATACAAATTTGAAGATTATCCTATTTAATCTATCATATGTCAGCAATCGTTTCTAATATCCAACTTGATCTTCAAGGGGAAATTTGAGAAATTTATCTTCTTTACGGTTCAGTGGTGGATAATGATAGAAGCGCACTTCCCATATGAAAGTGGATATATCATAGGTCAGGGTTGCAGAGGTCCGTGCCATGCCTGTTTTATGTGTCAAATTATATTAAAAGCCTGTTTATTTATTCACTTAATTATATTGTCAATTTGGGTATAAATAAATATGTTTGCTCTAATTGCTTCGATGAAAGGTGAATTGAGCATTTTGGCAAATCAATTTTTTAACTATAGCTACTTTTCCAATTAAGGATAAGCACATTCTTAACTATTCTTGGCTTGAAATTTTATTCGAAACGAACACTTGGAAAATATATGTTGGTAAAGCAAAAGCATTTCACATTATTGCAACAACCTGTTTTCTGACAAAGTTATCTAGGTCTGGGATACATTGGAATAAATCAATTAAAAGGGGAAATGAATTACATTGCCTGTCATGTATGTCAAAATGCAGGTCACTCGAATCTTTTCCCCTTGGTACTTCTTGTACGGGATATCTAGCGAGTAAAGAAGAATATGTCCTAGGGCCTATTTCATATTCTTTATTGTTTCCTTTTACTTAAAGTTTAATCATCACAATTTTACCTAAAATACCTGCTCCAATGCCAAACGTAGAAGAAAGGCTCAATCTCATCAAATCAACTCGGATATCAATATTACATGTTTGTAATTGGATTAAATTATGATTTGATGATATTGATGTGAAGGAAACATGCTAAGATAATGTCTTTCCTATGAGAGTAACATACTTGTATGGGTGGTTGCCCTCAAGGTCAGTGCTTCGCTACatcatttttatgattttctgaaAAACGTTCTTGTCTTGTTACAGATTTGTGTATTTTCTTTAGAATTAATATCGTATACAGGAACATTCTTGAAATGAAAGCATTAATAGGTTTGCTGCTCCAGGTAACCATATGTGCCATCACGAGCcactttaaaaataataacaaattcaGGAGAAACTATCTCAGTTTGCCCCCGAGTTTGTCTCATAACGATACGAACATCAGAGGCCTGCATTTTACTTTTAATACAATCTTCAGACACTCTTCTAAATAGGTCCGGGGAAATTGGTAAACTAGCTCCATAAAATTCAAGTCAGTCTTAAGGTTTTCTTTGTTAAGGGTGTTGCTTTTTTAAACCTAGATATATTATATGGCATCGAAGGCGCGAGCGACCGAGTCGCAAGGCGAGGAATCATTGTACTCCCACACAGCCCGCCATGTTCGCAGTTTCAATTAATTTTCCAGGTCGTGGCACGGACTAATTTAAAGGAATATTTGCTAGACAGTCCGTCGTATATAACACAGCCCAGTgagcctttatcatgtttatcaatgGCAGTATGCCCAGCCAGTGGCTCTCATATCCGGATTGACTTGGCAAACATTAATAGATGTTTTGTAGTGGGAGATACGACGGTCTATTTTGAGCGACAGCAATAATTACAGATATCAGTTTGTGATAAAAGTATTCCTTGCCTGGAAAATTTTTCGAGTGTAAAGATAGACAGGCTAGGCCTTCTGACGATACCAATGATTTTGAATGTACTCGAGTTGTACAGCAAGAGACGGCTCGACCGTGCCAGGGAATGAGTGATAAATTCGATATACAAATACATTCGGACATACCGCAACTTTCGTTCTAACGACAAGACAATCGACATCCATGCCTGTCATATTTGACTGGTCCGTATCGACATGACACTTCATATTA
Proteins encoded in this region:
- the LOC140151094 gene encoding uncharacterized protein: MLQELNIAGNTLSNLPDPVFHPLTNLRRLFLQENQLVANQNSKYLVGLSNLMELDLDGNRFTSLPNFSGLVRLGDLDMTDTFITVIPNNSFNGLGHVRDLVLSSNKIEVVEPAAFVGLRNMIELDISFNLIKNFHDDTFLPMPNLERLVLNNNMLTKVKPEVFSRLQRLNTLMMENNHLKIVPPLYGLRSLRTLSLKSNYLHTFDSTTMRSMPSLNKLFLTGNPLQCDCRLRGLKDWYQRLPVRHLPFEIPVCDIPAAYRGKRLTAVRKTDLRCTAPIISYTSGREISSLTGQNITLQCVGQGFPMPDILWYSPSRALIIEGTGKYALLEDGRLLISRTTIEDRGEYVCVAKNPAGQVTQGMRLLVRTPITVAPAVEPKRPASNPTKPIGGQPTKPETRQPTDPTTRGHFGRATSAPTITAEPPRQPSVPGTPLQPSWPRSPSAPETPLQPSWPRSPTRPEPNAPGTEPNYPGYRDNTRGPGRPHTPLNPRYEPGTDVISWNPVTTEENILVSVPDDICTTESARVAVAVLTTFILTSLLAFILFWLWHNRLIHKFFKQGKRRVTLISLRRRLSSKRPRHIVPVHMRSPRAYSTVEDQYTSRTSEFSSDTDDSASTTSSYESSNRYVITDSVADPDSIKSKLEDMQLLKHLGTQQTVDIHIRMLQWLYTILITLRYGLVCQDQKTGLD